The following proteins come from a genomic window of Panicum hallii strain FIL2 chromosome 8, PHallii_v3.1, whole genome shotgun sequence:
- the LOC112872364 gene encoding separase-like — MSFFLLKGSLSEQSRDVCCCLSSVQMSDVVTWLLKAFVLSRESPSLCQEICKLLACTFLLSTTGSSIHLPLYSQESLSLSHWAAYFHQMSVGTYHNYHYLATFQALPRKKFLKGTLEDSRSETHECVSEFLRFKILRNKPTFSP; from the exons ATGAGCTTCTTTTTGCTAAAAGGCTCCCTTTCTGAACAGTCAAG GGATGTCTGTTGCTGCCTCTCTAGTGTACAAATGTCTGATGTGGTTACCTGGTTGCTCAAAGCTTTTGTTCTATCCAGGGAGAGTCCCTcactttgtcaggag ATTTGCAAGTTACTTGCATGCACATTTTTGCTATCGACGACAGGTTCCTCCATCCACTTGCCTTTGTATTCTCAAGAATCTCTTTCCTTGAGTCATTGGGCTGCATACTTCCATCAAATGTCTGTGGGAACTTATCACAATTATCATTACCTTGCTACTTTTCAAGCGTTGCCCAGGAAAAAGTTTTTGAAG GGCACCCTTGAAGATTCCAGAAGTGAGACGCATGAATGTGTCTCAGAATTTCTCAGGTTTAAAATTTTAAGGAATAAGCCCACTTTTAGCCCCTAA